Below is a genomic region from Burkholderia pyrrocinia.
CCATGGCCAACTTTCGGTACCGGAACCTCACGCAGGGCAAGAACCTCGGGGCCGCCGTAAGCCATCGCGACGACAATCCTCGCACTCTCGGAGGTCTGGTTTTCATATGCTTCGGAGCTCATCGTTTTTGCCTTGTCATCATCTTCGAATTTCAAGCCGCAAACACCTGACCGGGATATCGATGCGATCTCGACGTCATTTCATTGGGCCCCGTTATCGAGACACCCCAAGCTTTCCGCTCCCCCTGGCAATACGCTGATCGATACTGAACGCGCCCGCACCATTTGCAACGATCTGCAGCAGCCCGCCAGCAATGGCCACGTCCTTGAAGAAATGGAAAAGCTGATTCTGATCGCCTAGCGCATGGTGGAAGATCAGCGCGGTGACCACCGAATAAACGGCGAGTAACGCAGCCACAAGGCGGACTCGATAGCCGGCGACGAGAAGACCGCCTCCGGCCAGCTCGAGAATCAGTGCCCCCAAAAAGCCGAGCGTAGGCGCCGGCAGGCCAATCGACTCGATATAGCCGATCGTCGCCCCGGGGGCCGCGAGCTTGCCCAGTCCGCTGATCAGGAAGAGGAGTGCGATCAAGACACGCCCTACCAGCGGAAGGGCCAGCGTGAGATTCGAGTTCTTCGTTTCCATGAAATGCAATCCCAATCAAATTTAAAAAATATGAACTGCTCGAACTTCCCTTATCTCAGCGCGCTCGCCAATCCGACGCGCTGCCGATTCGATCGATTTCGGCCTCGCCCTTTCGGAGTGCATCGACCGACGTGTGAACAGAGTAATTGCCGACCACGAGATCGTACGGATGAGGAACAGCGGAGCCCACGAGAATGTCCGCGTCGCTTCCGGCCGTGAATACGATCGTGCCGTCAGATTCATCGAACACGACCAGATCGCTACCGATCGACATGCCGTTGGCCGTCACCGAACCGGATCCCGCATGTGCCCACGCGACCGTTTGCCCAGACGGCGGCTGAAATCGCCAGGTCTTGCCGGCCCGCAACCGGACATGCAGCAAGGTGACGCCTTCCGTCGATGCAACGGGACTCCGAACGCCGGCGAGATCGCCGAAAAGCACGCGCGCGGGACCGACACCGGGAATCGATCCAGCGGGCACTTGTTGACTGAACGCGGGACCGTTCTCCTGATCGGGCGGCAATGCAATCCAGACTTGATAGCCTCGGAGGCGTTCGTTTCCGACGGCGCTTCCGTCATGCCAGACGCCATTCCCGGCCTGCAACCATTCCACGTCGCCTTTCCGCATGATTCCCGATGCACCGGTCGTATCCTGGTATCGTGCCTCACCGTTCAACACTATGCTGGCGGTCGCGATGCCCGAGTGAGGATGAATCCGGAACAGTTCGTCGCGTGTCGGCGCGAAATCGAAGTAATCGACGAACACAAACGGCTTGATTCGCCGCCCGATATCCGTCGGGCTGACCAGCCTCAGGATGGAACCCAGCTGGTAGCCAGCAGTGCGCAGCGTGATCCTGCGCACCCGAGGGGCGGCGACCGGCTGCTCGATACTGTCGACGAGTGAACTCATCATATCCTCCCGCAATTGCGATACGGTCAGATTAAGTCGTTGACCTCGGAACGGATAGCCGATATTTTTCGATGAAACCCATCCGATTCCCAGATACATGCTCGAAGCCCTCTCGCTCGACCAGTTGAGGACCTTTATTGCCGCGGCTGACGAAGGCAGCTTTTCGGCTGCGGGCCGAAAGCTGCGGCGCGCCCAGTCGGTCGTGAGCCAAACGCTCGCAAATCTTGAATCCCAGCTCGACATTCAGTTATTCGACCGCAGCAGCCGCTATCCGCGGCTGACGGAAGAAGGCAGAGCGTTGCTCGCGCAGGCGCGCCTCGTGGTCGGCAGCATGGATTCGTTCAAATCGCAGGCACGCGCGATCGCGGAAGGGCTGGAGCCCGAACTCTCGGTCGTCATGGACGTGATGTTTCCGATGGAGAAGCTGACTCATGCCGTCGGCGGATTTCGCATCGCATTTCCCGACACGCCGCTGCGCCTCTACGTGGAGGCATTGGGCGCGGTGGTGCAACCCGTGCTCGACGGCACGTGCAGACTCGGCATCAGCGGCTCGATGCCCGACGTACCCGAGACCGTCGGCGCCGAACATCTGCTCGAAGTACCCATGGTAACGGTCGCCGCCCCGACTCATCCGCTCTCGCGGCATGAACACGTGATCCAGTCCGACGAGCTGGACGAGCATGTTCAACTCGTCTTGACCGATCGCAGTGCTCTGACCGACGGGAAATTGTTCGGTGTCTATTCATCGCTCACGTGGCGGCTGGCCGATCTGGGTGCCAAGCACGCATTCCTGAAGGCGGGGTTCGGCTGGGGGCACATGCCGGAAGCGATGGTGCGGGACGATATCGACGCCGGACGTCTCGTCAGATTAAGCCTCGGCATCCTGTTTCCTCGCATCCATGCAATGCCGATGCTGGGGATATACCGCAAAGACACGCCACCGGGGCCAGCGGGTCGATGGCTGCTCGAACAGCTCAAAGTTCCCTGCTAGCAGGCCCGACGCGTCCCGAATCAAACGCGGTACGACGTGTACGTGATCTTCGTTGCGGCCTTCCTTGGCATATCCCGCCCATGAAGCTAGGGATATCGAACGAGATTGCGCGAAGGAAGCGGCCCTCCTGGAAATTGGAAGAGCCGTCCACCGGTGACAAGCGTGCCGAGATCGATCCCGAAAAAGTCCAGCCGCTCGATCAACTGAGCGACGGTGGCCTTCGCGGCCCCGTCGTCGCCTGCATAGAACAAAACGCGCTGCCCGCCCTCCGCACGAGGATCGCTGGACAGTAATATCGGCTTCAAGTGATTGAAGGCTTTCACCACTTTGGCGCCGGGCACCCATTCCCGAAACACCTCGCTCGATGTGCGCCCACCCAAATCAGCTACGTTGAGCGGCATCCCCTCCAGTGGGTTGTTGGTGTCGATCACAATTCGGCCGGCAAAATTGGGCAATCCCGCCAACGCCGTGGATAGCTTTGACCAATTTACCGCCACGAAAACAATTTCCTGAGCAGCAGCTTCTTCACGAGTACCGGCTTGGATGGTCGGACCAAACCTGTCGACTAGTTTCTGGAGTGATGCCGGTCCGCGGCTATTGGCGACGACGGCGTGTATTCCTTTTCGCGAGAGCGCTTCGGCAATCGCGGATCCGATTGCACCGGCACCGATTATTCCAATCTTATTCATCAGGATTCTCTATTCCTTACATCACTATCTACAGAGGTTAATTTCGTCGTCGGCGCGTCGCCAATCATTCGACGAGGTCTTCGTCGATGCGTTTGCGCCACCCGTCGATGGACACCTCAGTCTATGCAGACGCATGGATCATGAGCAACTCTGATTTCTCGATGGCTTCCATCGAGAAATCAGATATCCCGGAAAATGTTGACAGTCTTGTCGCAAACAACGATCGGCCCCGATTCATCAGGCTCACCCATCGTATTCCGATATAGGTTGCATCGATATATTGTGGATACCTCAGCAAGCCGGCATGTGAGATAAGTATCACCGTTGATCGATCGATTCCGGTCGATTGAACCCTGTCAACCTTGTTCCGGGCTATCTATCGTGAATCTACTGCACATTGATTCAAGCATCCTGGGCGACCATTCGGTTAGCCGCAATCTTTCCGCCGACATCGTCGACCGCCTGAGCGTCCTGCACCCCCGAATTCGTGTCACGTATCGCGATCTTGAAAAGGACCCGGCACTTCACCTGTCCTCGACGCATGTATCCGCATCCCAGGGAAACGCCAACAGCGACGAAGCTTTGGCTAAAGACATCGCGCTTGGCGCTCAGTATCTGGACGATCTCTTCCCGGCGGATTTCATCGTGATCGGGTCGCCGATGTACAACTTCTCCATTTCGTCCCAGCTCAAGGCATGGATCGACCGTATCGTCGTGGCCGGGAAGACGTTCCGTTATGGACCGAATGGACCGGAAAGCCTTCTCCCCGAGGGCAAGAAAGTCTTCATCGCATCTTCCCGCGGTGGGCAATATACCGGCAACAGCCCGTCACGCGTACTGGATCACCAGGAAAGTTATCTCACCGGTATTCTGTCATTTATCGGACTGACCGATGTCACGATCGTCCGCGCCGAAGGATTGGCGCTCGGCGATGAAGCAAGGAATGCCGCCATTGCAAAAGCAAAACGCGAAATCTCCGAGTTCGTTTTCTGATTACAAACGGACGGCTCGTTAATAGATAGACGCTCATCGTCTTTAAATATCGCTTTCCTCATCCATTTTTTCAGGCACTGTGGCTCCTCTATGAACCCGGCCGGACCTCCCGCCCCGTGTCGGTGTGTTGCACCATTTCCCCCCCAGTGCCTCTATTGTCGGTTTACTCCGGGCCATGCTCCAACAATGCTTGATCGCCCTCGGAACCACAACCTTTTCCGACCGGCTTGCCGGTCGGTTTTTCTATGGCTCGCGCGACACACGTCCCCTGTTTCCTTCGGTGCAGCGTCGTCGCTTGACTCGTCGATGCACTCCAGCGTGGTCTCACCGCATCCGCCGCGTACGTAATGGAGATGACCCGCTTTCGTGGACACGATCTATTCTGACAAGGAGGAGGTACGGATCAACTCACGGCACGGTTCGAAGCCTGGCGCCGGTTCACCGAGGTGGCCCAAAATCCGTTCACCGATTGCTGATCGATCGTCTCATCGGCTCCCGATTCGTCGACCGGACCGACAACGTGACAGTGTCGTCTCCAGTGCGAATTTTTAAACCCGTCAAAAACTTTTTGGATCGCGAATTTCCGTTCCGGACATTGAACGGGATCGATGTTTAGGGAGGCGGGAAAACGGGGGCACGACACGGTCCCGCGTGGCAACACGGACACCCGGCGGCACAAAAGCCGCCGGGCGAAACGGAGGGTGGGGAAAACGAGCAGTTGGAGCCGGCGCGTCGCGCGACCTGCGCGGCACCGTCACCGCAGCACCGCGCCGGCGTCGGAACGGTCAGAACGGCTTGGTCGGCAGGTACTTGCCGTCGAGCGTGATCACCGCGCGCGAACCGCCTTCGGGATCGTCGACCTTCTTCACGTCGAGCCGGAAATTGATCGCGCTGATGATGCCGTCGCCGAACTTCTCGTGGACGAGCGCCTTCAGCGTCGTGCCGTACACCTGCAGCATTTCGTAGAAGCGGTAAATGGTCGGATCGGTCGGCACCCGATCGTCGATACTGCCGCGCAGCGGAATCGTCTGCAGCAGCAGCACCGCATCGTCGTCGAGGCCGAGCTTGTCGGCGACGACGCGCGCGGCGTCGGCCGGCAGCGCATGCTGGCCGAGCAGCGCGGCCGTGACGAACGCTTCGCTCAGGCCCGTGCCTTCGGTGAGCTGCGCGAACGACAGGTTCTTGCGCGCCTTCGCGAGGACGACGGTTTCTGCAAGCGCGTGACGGGCGGTCTGACTGTGCTGGGACTGGATCATGGTTATACCTCGTGGTTGGGTGGGAGCGATTCAGGCCGCGACCGGGAGCGTCGCGGGCGTGGCGCGGACTTCGGGATGGTCCGCCAGGGAGACGAACCGGCCGGTCGCGCCGTCATGGGCGTCGATGCAGCCGGATTCGATGTCGTAGACCCAGCCGTGCAGCGCGAGACGCCCTTCTTCGAGCGCGAGCCGCACGGCGGGGTGCGTCTTCAGGTTCGCGAGTTGCGCTACGACGTTCTCGCGCACCATCGAGTCGATTCGCTCGCGTTCGCTGCGATGCGTGCGCGCCTCGTTCACGACGCGCGCCGAATCGGCGTAGCGCAGCCAGTGGCCGACGGCCGGCATGTGATCCATGCACTGGCAGGTCGCGATCGCGGTCATCGCGCCGCAATCGGAATGCCCGCAGATCACGACGTCGGTCACGCGCAGCGCGGCCACCGCGTATTCGACCGACGCCGACACGCCGCCCGGCTCGGGGCCGTACGACGGCACGATGTTGCCGGCATTTCGGATCACGAACAGATCGCCCGGTTCGCGCTGCGTGACGAGTTCGGGCACGAGCCGGCTGTCCGAACACGAGATGAACAGCGCACGCGGGTTCTGGCTGCGCGCGAGATCGCGGAACAGCGCGGCGCGCTCCGGATAGGCGTGGCGCTGGAACTTCAGAAAGCCTTCGATGATCTCCTTCATCGCGTGTCCTCCGGTGTGGGCGAAATCGATGAAGGGCAGGTTACGCCGGACTTCCAATAACGTAAAAGACTGATTTATGATCCAGCGGATAAGCACGACTTATAGGAATCGCCATGCTGCTGCGCCATATCAACTACTTCCTGGCCGTCGCCGAACACCGCAGCTTCACGCGCGCGGCCGCCGCGCTGCACGTGTCGCAGCCCGCGCTGTCGCAGCAGATCCGCCAGCTCGAGGAGACGCTCGGCGCGCAACTGTTCGACCGCACCGGGCGCGTCACGCGGTTGACGGATGCCGGCGACGTGTATTTCCGCTATGCGCGGCAGGCGCTGCACGATCTCGCGGAAGGCCGGCGCGCCATTCACGACGTGCAGGATCTCAGCCGCGGCTCGCTGCGGATCGCGGTCACGCCGACCTTCACGAGCTATCTCGTCGGGCCGCTCGTCGAGGCGTTTCACGGCCGCTATCCGGATGTGTCGCTATCGGTGCGCGAGATGTCGCAGGAGCGCATCGAGGCGCTGCTCGTCGACGACGAGCTCGATGTCGGCATCGCGTTCGAGGAGGTGCAAACGTCGGACATCGAAGTGGAAACGCTGCTGGTCGAGACGCTTGCGCTCGTCGTGAACCGCCGGCACGCGCTCGCAGGGAAACGCAAGGCCGGCCTGCGCACGCTGCACGACGCGCCGCTCGTGCTGCTCACGGCCGAGTTCGCGACGCGCGCGCAGATCGACCGATATTTCCGCGAGCACGACGTGCGGCCGCGCGTGTTGATGGAGGCGAATTCGCTGGGTGCGGTGATCGAGATCGTGCGCCGCACGAATCTCGCGACGCTGCTGCCCGCGACGATCGCGACCGGGCACGACGATCTCGTCGCCGTCGCGCTCGATCCGGCCGTGCTGCGGCGCACGGCCGTGCTGCTGCAGCGCAAGGGCGCGTACCGGAGCGCGGCCGCGCGCGCGTTCGTCGAGCTGGCGCTCGCTCTGGGGGCGGGGAAAGCGAAGGGGGAAGGCGCTTCACGTCCGGCGCGCCGAAGGGCGGCCGGCAAATGAACGCCTGAATTACATCGAATCGAATCGACGCGAGGAAACGCGTCAGTTGTAGCCGAGGATCGCCACCGCCGCGACGTCCGGCCGATCGAGCGTATTCCCGACGAGCGACGTCATCGGCTCCTGCAGCACGGCCTGATACGAGCTCACGCGCGCCTCCTCCGGCACGCCCGCTTCATCCGATGCCGATTCGTCGAAGGCATCGAAACCGCTATAAAACCCCGGTTGTTTCTGCGAAAAAGTCATCTCCACTCCTTTCCTTGATTATGTTGTCGATGTTTTAACCAACTTGCTTCAAACCCGCCGTATGCACGGGCGTGCCGTCATGCACGGCCTCCGATCGTGCAAGCTGCGCGCGCGTGCGCCGCGTGATGTGAATCACCGCGAATACCACCGGCGCGATCAGCAGGCCTTCCGCCAGCTCCGGATCGACCGGCAGGTTCATCACGTGCAGCGCCTTGAACGCCGCCGTCGCAAGCGACAGCACGTAGTACGAAATAGCCGCCACCGACAGCCCTTCGACCGCGTGCTGCAGATGCAGCTGATTGCGCGCGGTGCGCTCCATGCCCGCCAGCAGGCGCGTCACGTCCTTTTCCTGCGCGAGGTTCACGCGCGTGCGCAGCAGGTCGACCGCGCGTGCGATCCGCGCGGCGATCTGCTCGTGGCGCGCCCACACGCTGCGGCACGTCTCCATCGCCGGCGCGAAGCGCCGCTCCATGAATTCGGCGATCGTCGGCATCCCTTCGATGCGCTCCTCGCGCAATTCCTGGATGCGCGCCAGCACGAGCTTTTCGTACGCGCGCGATGCACTGAACCGCGCGCCCGATCCCGACAGCGACTCGACCCGCACCGCGAGATGCGTGAGCTTGACGAGCAGCGCCGCGTCGTCACCATCGGCGCCGGTCGCGTCCATCCGCTGCATCAGTGCATGCAGTGCCGCGTGGATCTCGTCGAGTTCGCGGCTCATCCGGCGCGCGACGGGCAGCGCGAGCAGCGCCATCATCCGGTACGTTTCGATTTCATGGAGACGCTGCAGCAGGCGCCCGCCCTGCTCCTCGCGAAAATCCTCGTCGACGACGAGAAAGCGCATGAAGCCGTCGTCGCGCACGTGCCAGTCGCAGAACACCTTGCCGCCGCCAAGCACGTTGCTGCCGACGAGCGCGGGCCCGTCGATCCAGCGGCGCAGGTCGCCGCAGACGAGCCGCGCGGCATCGCCCGACAGCAACTCCATCCGCACCGCGACGAAGCGGATGCCGGCGAGCTGCGCGAACCATGCTGCCGGAATGCCCTCGATCGCGAGATCGTCGAAATAGCCGGTGTCGCGACGCGGCGCGACGAACGTAAAGGTCGAGAATTCGGTGTGACGTTCCCACTTCAGGTGCCAGCCGCACGGCGACTGCACCGCGTAGTGCGTCGCGCCTTCGTGCGGCGCGGTTATGCCGGTGTCGCGGCACAGCGCGTGCAGCAGCGTTTCGTGGATGTCAGGCTGGCCGTCCGCGTAGATCGCGTAATGCGTGAGCGACACGGCTTCGGCCAGCCGCAGGAACGGCCGCGCATGCAATTCCGCGGCCAGGGCGGCGCGCAACGGATGGTCCATCATCGATACACCACTCTTCCTTGTTCAAGCCTGCGTGCCGGGCAAAACGCCAGCGTGATCGCACTATGGCAGACACACAGCAACAATAAAAACGCATAATGCTGATCGTTACGTTCAGTTTTCCTGATACCCATGAAGATGCTCGATCACGACGTGCTGGCCACCGTCGTCGCCGTCGCGGAGACGGGCAACATGACCCGCGCCGCCGAGGCCGTGAACCGCTCGCAGTCGGCCGTGAGCATGCAGATCAAGAGCCTGGAAGACGCGATCGGGCGGCCGCTGTTCGTGCGCAAGCCGCGCAGCATCGTGCTGACGCGCGAGGGCGAGGTGCTGCTGGGATTCGCCAGACGAATGCTGGCGCTGCGCGACGAGGCCTGGGCGGCCGTGGTGCGGCCGGAAGTGACCGGCAAGGTCGTGATCGGCGTGCCGGACGACTATGCGTCGTCGCTGCTGCCGTCGGTCCTGAAGAAATTCTCGGCGACCTACCCGAAGGTCGAGATCCAGGTGATGGGGCTGCCGAGCAGCGCGCTCGCGCCGCTGATCAAGGAAGGCACCGTCGATCTCGTGTGCGGCACGCGCATCAAGGGGCTGACCGGCGACTTCATCCGCCACGAGCCGATGGCGTGGGCCGCGATGACGAACGGGCCGCGCGTGTGGGAAGAACGGCCGCTGCCGATCGCGGTGTTCATGCCGGGCAGCGTCGCGCGCGAGAACGCGATCCGCAGCCTCGAACGCGCGAAGGTGCCGTATCGCACCTCGTATGAAAGCCCGAGCCTGCTCGGGCTGCTCAGCATGGTCGAGGCCGGCCTCGCGGTCGCGCCGCTCGCGCGCTGCGCGATTCCCGCGCAACTGTCGATGCTCGGCCGCTCGCACGGGCTGCCCGACCTGCCGCCGCTCGAACTGATCCTGGCGCGCAGCACGAAATCGAAGCGGCCGCCGTGCGACTTCCTCGCGGAACAGTTGATGGAGGATCTGCAGCGGCAGACCGGGCAAACCGGCGACGCGTGATCAACGCGTCGCGCCAAACCCCGCCGCGGCCAGCGCCGCATTGACGTTCGCCGCGACCGCATCGACGCGCTCGGTGTCGACCGACCACTGATGGCCGTCGGGCACGACGATCGCCTGATGCAGCAGCACTTCGGCCACGCGAACCGTCGTCATGAGCTGCCGCGCAAGCTGCCGGCCCGACGGCAGCGACGCGGTCCGCACGCGTCGGCTTGCCGGCCGCGCGGTACGCACTTCTTCGGTGAGGTACATGAACCCTCCGTATTCAGGATCGGCGCCGCGCGCGACGCGGCGCACGAACATCCGCCGCCGGCCGGCGGACAGCACCGCGACCGGCGATCCGGCCGCGAATCGATCGAGCAACAAGCAACGAACGCGCAATAACCGTTCGCGTGCTCACCGGGCCTGCGGCCTGACGCGCAACCGGCGCGCGACGGGCCCGATCACCGCATCGGCCTGCTGCGCGATCAGCGTGTGCAACGTGAAGTCCAGATCTTCCGGCGCGATCTCGAAGTGCACATGGATCACGTCGCGCACGGCGCGCGCGCTGACGACATACACGCCGAGCGGCGAATGCAGCAGCGCCGCGAGGCGGGCGCGCGCGAGTTCGCCGGAGTCGGCCGTCAGCGTGACGGGCAACTGCAGGCGCGGGCGCGCAGGCGGGAACGGAATGACGTTGTTGCGTGCGCCGGCGCGCAACCGGCGGCCGGCGACATCGAAGGCGGGAACGGGATGGATGAAGGTCATGGAGCGGACGGAAGCCGTCTCGGCTGTTCGACACATGACCAGCTTAGAAGACGACACATAAACGCCGTGCAAAAAACGGCATGTGGAACGCTGCCTGCCGTCAGCGGGCCGGGTGGCGAGCGGTGGGCGGTGGGCGACATGCGCCAGGATCGAGCCGGTCGCCTCGCGTCAGGCTCGTCCGCGCTCCGGTCTCTCCGGTCTCTCCGGTCTCTCCGGTCTCTCCGGTCTCTCCGGTCTCTCCGGTCTCTCCGGTCTCTCCGGTCTCTCCGGTCGCCCTCGCGCCCCGACCACCCCGGTCCCCCGCTACGCGAACGCCTCGAGCGACGCACGCCGCCGCTCGTCGACCATCGATTCGATCAGCGACACGAGATCGTCGGTCAGCGGGTCGCAGATGCCGGGCGAGCGATGCAACTCGAGATCGGCCGCCGGCAGCGGCGGCAGCCCGTCCGTCTCGTCGAGCACGCGCCAGTTCTCGGGCAGCGTGCAGCGATCGATCATCGTCACGGCTGCACCGTGGTTCACCGCGATCTTGATGCCGGTCGGGCTCTGGCTCGTGTAGACGACGTGATACGGCCGCTCGGCCGTCGCGAGCGCCTGCAGCCCGCGCTGCCGGTAGCAGCACGTCTCGGGAAACAACGCGAGCGGCACCGACGCTTGCGGGCCGAGCGCGAAATCCCGATGCGCGGCCCACACGACGTCGTGACGGCCGAGCAACCGTCCGCCCGCATTCGGCCCGTGCCGCACGACGAGCGCGACGTCGAGCTCGCCGGCCTGCAGCCGTTCGAGCAATTCGAGCGACGTGCGGCAATGCACGTGCAGGCGCGCGCCGGGCCGCAGCGCATAGAACGATTTCAGCAGGTCGGGCAGCCACAGCTCCGCGTAGT
It encodes:
- a CDS encoding DoxX family protein; the encoded protein is METKNSNLTLALPLVGRVLIALLFLISGLGKLAAPGATIGYIESIGLPAPTLGFLGALILELAGGGLLVAGYRVRLVAALLAVYSVVTALIFHHALGDQNQLFHFFKDVAIAGGLLQIVANGAGAFSIDQRIARGSGKLGVSR
- a CDS encoding pirin family protein, yielding MYLGIGWVSSKNIGYPFRGQRLNLTVSQLREDMMSSLVDSIEQPVAAPRVRRITLRTAGYQLGSILRLVSPTDIGRRIKPFVFVDYFDFAPTRDELFRIHPHSGIATASIVLNGEARYQDTTGASGIMRKGDVEWLQAGNGVWHDGSAVGNERLRGYQVWIALPPDQENGPAFSQQVPAGSIPGVGPARVLFGDLAGVRSPVASTEGVTLLHVRLRAGKTWRFQPPSGQTVAWAHAGSGSVTANGMSIGSDLVVFDESDGTIVFTAGSDADILVGSAVPHPYDLVVGNYSVHTSVDALRKGEAEIDRIGSASDWRAR
- a CDS encoding LysR family transcriptional regulator; this encodes MLEALSLDQLRTFIAAADEGSFSAAGRKLRRAQSVVSQTLANLESQLDIQLFDRSSRYPRLTEEGRALLAQARLVVGSMDSFKSQARAIAEGLEPELSVVMDVMFPMEKLTHAVGGFRIAFPDTPLRLYVEALGAVVQPVLDGTCRLGISGSMPDVPETVGAEHLLEVPMVTVAAPTHPLSRHEHVIQSDELDEHVQLVLTDRSALTDGKLFGVYSSLTWRLADLGAKHAFLKAGFGWGHMPEAMVRDDIDAGRLVRLSLGILFPRIHAMPMLGIYRKDTPPGPAGRWLLEQLKVPC
- a CDS encoding NADPH-dependent F420 reductase, whose product is MNKIGIIGAGAIGSAIAEALSRKGIHAVVANSRGPASLQKLVDRFGPTIQAGTREEAAAQEIVFVAVNWSKLSTALAGLPNFAGRIVIDTNNPLEGMPLNVADLGGRTSSEVFREWVPGAKVVKAFNHLKPILLSSDPRAEGGQRVLFYAGDDGAAKATVAQLIERLDFFGIDLGTLVTGGRLFQFPGGPLPSRNLVRYP
- a CDS encoding FMN-dependent NADH-azoreductase, producing the protein MNLLHIDSSILGDHSVSRNLSADIVDRLSVLHPRIRVTYRDLEKDPALHLSSTHVSASQGNANSDEALAKDIALGAQYLDDLFPADFIVIGSPMYNFSISSQLKAWIDRIVVAGKTFRYGPNGPESLLPEGKKVFIASSRGGQYTGNSPSRVLDHQESYLTGILSFIGLTDVTIVRAEGLALGDEARNAAIAKAKREISEFVF
- the cynS gene encoding cyanase; its protein translation is MIQSQHSQTARHALAETVVLAKARKNLSFAQLTEGTGLSEAFVTAALLGQHALPADAARVVADKLGLDDDAVLLLQTIPLRGSIDDRVPTDPTIYRFYEMLQVYGTTLKALVHEKFGDGIISAINFRLDVKKVDDPEGGSRAVITLDGKYLPTKPF
- a CDS encoding carbonic anhydrase, with translation MKEIIEGFLKFQRHAYPERAALFRDLARSQNPRALFISCSDSRLVPELVTQREPGDLFVIRNAGNIVPSYGPEPGGVSASVEYAVAALRVTDVVICGHSDCGAMTAIATCQCMDHMPAVGHWLRYADSARVVNEARTHRSERERIDSMVRENVVAQLANLKTHPAVRLALEEGRLALHGWVYDIESGCIDAHDGATGRFVSLADHPEVRATPATLPVAA
- the cynR gene encoding transcriptional regulator CynR → MLLRHINYFLAVAEHRSFTRAAAALHVSQPALSQQIRQLEETLGAQLFDRTGRVTRLTDAGDVYFRYARQALHDLAEGRRAIHDVQDLSRGSLRIAVTPTFTSYLVGPLVEAFHGRYPDVSLSVREMSQERIEALLVDDELDVGIAFEEVQTSDIEVETLLVETLALVVNRRHALAGKRKAGLRTLHDAPLVLLTAEFATRAQIDRYFREHDVRPRVLMEANSLGAVIEIVRRTNLATLLPATIATGHDDLVAVALDPAVLRRTAVLLQRKGAYRSAAARAFVELALALGAGKAKGEGASRPARRRAAGK
- a CDS encoding DUF3422 family protein, which produces MMDHPLRAALAAELHARPFLRLAEAVSLTHYAIYADGQPDIHETLLHALCRDTGITAPHEGATHYAVQSPCGWHLKWERHTEFSTFTFVAPRRDTGYFDDLAIEGIPAAWFAQLAGIRFVAVRMELLSGDAARLVCGDLRRWIDGPALVGSNVLGGGKVFCDWHVRDDGFMRFLVVDEDFREEQGGRLLQRLHEIETYRMMALLALPVARRMSRELDEIHAALHALMQRMDATGADGDDAALLVKLTHLAVRVESLSGSGARFSASRAYEKLVLARIQELREERIEGMPTIAEFMERRFAPAMETCRSVWARHEQIAARIARAVDLLRTRVNLAQEKDVTRLLAGMERTARNQLHLQHAVEGLSVAAISYYVLSLATAAFKALHVMNLPVDPELAEGLLIAPVVFAVIHITRRTRAQLARSEAVHDGTPVHTAGLKQVG
- a CDS encoding LysR family transcriptional regulator translates to MKMLDHDVLATVVAVAETGNMTRAAEAVNRSQSAVSMQIKSLEDAIGRPLFVRKPRSIVLTREGEVLLGFARRMLALRDEAWAAVVRPEVTGKVVIGVPDDYASSLLPSVLKKFSATYPKVEIQVMGLPSSALAPLIKEGTVDLVCGTRIKGLTGDFIRHEPMAWAAMTNGPRVWEERPLPIAVFMPGSVARENAIRSLERAKVPYRTSYESPSLLGLLSMVEAGLAVAPLARCAIPAQLSMLGRSHGLPDLPPLELILARSTKSKRPPCDFLAEQLMEDLQRQTGQTGDA
- a CDS encoding LysR family transcriptional regulator translates to MFSKPDWSKLTSLDPELIRAFVAVVESGGFTAAARQLHRTQSTISLRIRTLEERLDTHLFMRNSRRLELSRDGENFLIHARRIIQVQNDAIIALKQTSSDRGAVRFGLPEDYAELWLPDLLKSFYALRPGARLHVHCRTSLELLERLQAGELDVALVVRHGPNAGGRLLGRHDVVWAAHRDFALGPQASVPLALFPETCCYRQRGLQALATAERPYHVVYTSQSPTGIKIAVNHGAAVTMIDRCTLPENWRVLDETDGLPPLPAADLELHRSPGICDPLTDDLVSLIESMVDERRRASLEAFA